The Anopheles merus strain MAF chromosome 2L, AmerM5.1, whole genome shotgun sequence genome has a segment encoding these proteins:
- the LOC121592715 gene encoding N-acetyltransferase 9-like protein produces MKLNEHLQIIGTNVILVPYESKHVEKYHQWMKSEELQELTASEPLTLEEEYQMQASWRNDEDKCTFLILDRQRYEDTKDEIGALVGDTNIFIQSQPEAEDDQSQTDRLAGEIEIMIAEPTARGKRYGWEATLLMLLFGVERLQLQHYLAITKDTNAKAMRMFERMQFRETKRTAIFHEVSFERPVQDDWISWMKDQAGSYTIVPYAG; encoded by the exons ATGAAGCTGAACGAACATCTGCAGATCATCGGCACTAACGTTATACTGGTACCGTACGAGAGTAAGCATGTTGAGAA ATATCACCAGTGGATGAAGAGCGAAGAGCTGCAGGAGCTAACCGCATCCGAACCACTCACCCTGGAGGAGGAGTACCAAATGCAGGCGAGCTGGCGTAATGATGAGGACA AATGCACCTTTCTCATTCTCGATCGTCAGCGGTACGAAGATACAAAGGACGAAATCGGCGCACTGGTCGGCGACACGAACATCTTCATCCAATCCCAGCCCGAAGCAGAGGACGATCAGTCACAGACCGATCGGTTGGcgggtgaaattgaaattatgaTCGCCGAACCGACGGCACGGGGGAAACGGTACGGCTGGGAAGCTACACTGCTGATGCTACTGTTCGGGGTGGAACGGTTGCAGCTGCAGCACTACCTAGCGATCACAAAGGACACAAACGCGAAAGCGATGCGCATGTTCGAGCGGATGCAATTTCGAGAAACCAAGCGTACTGCCATCTTTCACGAGGTTAGCTTCGAAAGACCTGTACAGGATGATTGGATAAGTTGGATGAAAGATCAGGCAGGATCGTACACGATCGTACCCTATGCGGGCTAG